gtgtcacaagatatttacgtgccagatggtctaaagattcatatgcttcttcatgctttggccatcattccagaggacatgcttccatgctgaggatgcttgttaaaaaaacaatttgtgactgaattccttggggagaattgtatgtctctgttttacctgcattctgccatacatttcatattatcgcagtcttggatgatgaccctgcacatgttgttcattttaagaacactttcactgcagatttgacaaaatgcaaagaagataccagtgtgaaatttctaaagatagctacggcactggacccaagatttaagattttgaagtgccttccaaaatctgagagggatgaggtgtggagcatgctttcagatgcttaaaagagcaatactctgatgtggaaactgtagaacccaaaccaccaaaaaagaaaatcaacctttgctggtggcatctgactcagatgatgaaaatgaacatttatcagtctgcattgctttggattgttatcaggcAGAACCCATCATCTGCATGgatgtatgtcctctggaatggtggctgaagcataaagggacatatcaatctttagcgcatctggcatgtaaatatcttgcaacgccagctaccacagtgccatgcaaacgcttgttctcactttcaggtgacattgtaaacaagaagtagaCAGCATTATCTTctccaaatgtaaacaaacatgtttgtatgagcgattggctgaacaagaagtaggactgactggacttgtaggctctaaagttttacattgttttatttttgaatgcagatttttttttgtagataattctacatttgtaagttcaactttcatgattagagattgcactacagtacttgtattaggtgaattgaaaaaatactatttttttttttacagtgcaaatattcgtaatcaaaaataaagtgagcaccgtatgctttgtattctgtgttgtaattgaaatcaatatatttgaaaatgtagaagacatcaaaaatatttaaataaatggtattctattattgtttaacagcaccaTTAatgatgcaattaaaaaaaatcaatcacttGACAGTCCTACTAAATGGGTgttagccttttaaaaaaacaaaacaaaaaacatctaGTCACTAAAATGGGCCTTTGTGACTGTCACTGGgagaaaatattaatattttcttcctttaacCACTGGCTATATTATCacagaaattagaaatggaaaacttCACCAAGTCCCCACTACTGCAGGATTTGTTCCCTACAATGCCGTATGTGAACACAGTTTGAAATATAGCCACACATTTCAAGactgcctttgaaaatttgggtCATAGAAGATTAAGACTGGACAAGCTCCCAGGTGATATGGTACCCACATGGGAGaatctgatattttaaaaattgacctTCTAACTATCTTTCTGATGAATTTAGCTCAGGTGGCCCAGTGAACTGTGTTGCTTTCTCCCCACTGATCTAGTGCACTGGACCTGGTCCCTTTTGGAATCAAACCACTACTGAGGCGGGCAGCAGCCTATGAAGCTCTGGAGAGATACCAGTTGGCCTATGTGGACTACAAGACTGTATTACAGGTTGATTGCACTGTACAGGCTGCACATGATGGTGTCAACAGGTAACTCCTAACTCCATACTGTTACACAGATCAGAATGAAGACTTGAAAGTACAGGAGAGCTCATTCAGTTGCCTCTGCGAATCTCAGCCCCATTTAGCTGGGACGATTGCCTAGGAGCAGGTTGGGTGTATTGGAATGCTTCATAAATGGCATAGATCCAATTGTTACGCAGCCTAGCACCATTTCTGTGGTGTGAGTTCTTTGGTGATGTTTGCTGCCAGTATTACAGATGTCTGTTCCCATCAAGTTGCTACTTCCCTTTATTATAGCTGGGAAACTATTCCATTTGGCCATGCAAGTTTTCCATGTTTTATATAATGCTTATTTTTAGGCAACTAACCAATTACAAGTGGCCACATTCCAACCTGAAGCCTCCTTGGTACCTTTCTGTTCCCAAGAGCAGGTCCATATGAACAGTGTTCTACTAAACTACCAAGCTTCTGTGCTGCTCCATATATTCTTATGTTTCACAGCACCGGTGAATTCTAGTAAATTCATAGCTCCCATCCTAGCATATCTTTCTGGTTTTGGTGTTGTCAATACTGAGAAGAGACTCCTTTCATTGAAACCCTTTGTGTATGAAGAGCCTAGCTTTGCTTTtcacaaagggagagagaaactttcctCAGCACCTGAGCTGACAGCAGTTGGCAAAAGGGGCCCTGGACAAGAAATATGGAAAATATGTAAAGACTGAAGCATGTTTGAGATGCATTTGAAGTTTGTTGCAGAAGAGTGTATACCATTAAATTAAAAACTGCTGTTTGTAGTAACTGAAtagtcttttcttttcttaagcTTCCTTTCTGAATGGTATTacagccacagacttcctctgttcATTTACTTATTGCCCGGAATATCTAGAGTTCCTCATGAAGAAGCATGGCCTTGTGGTTCAGACCCGGAACTAAGATTCAGGATGTCttggttctagtcctggctctgctgctgcctcactATGTGACCTTGAGGACAAGTCATTTAACCCCAAGGCCTctgttttcccacctgtaaaatgaaaaCATATCTACCATGGGTGTATGTGAGGTTTAAGTCATTAAATACTTGAACTACTCAAATGACAAGCACTAAAATGAGTTTTCTTACCCTAAAGGCACATTTTCCTAGCTACATGCAGTTAGCAGGGTTGCCTGCACAGCAGTTAATCAGTATTTGCCTGCAGATGCTCAGTTAGGAGCCTGCCTATTGAAACTGAGTACTGTCCTGGAAAGATGTCTTGTTCTGTCAGCAGACTCGGTAGCTTCACAGCCTATATCTCTACTTCCAGAATGACAAAAGCCCTGTTAGAGAAGGATGGCCTCGACTGGCGCCAGAAGCTCCCACCAATCCCTTCCGTTCCCATTTCTGCTCAGCGAAGATGGGACTTTCCTTCTGCAGGAAGCCAGGCGGCTGCCCCAAGACACAAAGCAACTGAAACTGGATCTCTAGAAAAACAAGGTGAGCCTTTCCCGTGTTTAGATGGCACATGGAGTTGTGGGACTCAGATGGGACAGTAAAGTATAAGGCATCTGCTAAACTTGGTCTGGTGCTTAAGGCATTGGCCTTGGTCTCAGGAAAAGTctcaattcctggttctgccacagactccctatgTGACCTTTGCCAAGTCACATAACTGCTTTGTACGTCAATTCCCTGTCTCTACAATGGGAATAACATCATACTTCCTTTCTCTCACGATTTGTCCATAACAGTAAACTCTTTAGGGCAAAAAATGTCTCTTAGAATGAGTTTATCCACTGGGGTGCTATTTTTGCTTGGCACTTGTAGGCTTTACTATAATACATATAATAGATACTAATAAACTAGTTATTCCATCCTGTATCATGCTGCGGACAAGCCACCACTTTGGGATTCTTGAACTCTGCTGAACGAGGAATGGATGGGATTGCAGCTTAATCTGATTTAAGTACAATTCAGAGAGTAAAACCAGGTGTGTGATTCTCAACCTCATCCTCCTGTGGCCTTGATCCCTTCAGGCACGTTTAGCCATCCCCTATTCTCAGTAAATCTATAGTGTCCAGTGGCAGCACTCAGATATCTAGGTGGGTTTCTGTCCAAAGATAGTCTTTCCACAGTACAGATTTCACTGAGAGATTTCAGGCTTTTCTGTGGTTGCTTAGGTTtccatacttaaaaaaaaaagaagtacttTTTATTAACTGTATTGATCACTGCCGTTAACAAGTGTGACTGCTTAGTTCTTTCATTTTTACGTAGCACTATGTTCTCTCAAATACAACTTCCAGTGCCTACTGCTGCTATGATTGAAAGAGCAAAAACTTTGAAGCAAGAAGGAAATGAACTTGTGAAGAAAGGGAACCATAAAAAAGCTATAGAAAAGTACAGCGAGAGTCTAAAACTCAGTAATCAGGAATGTGCAACTTACACCAACAGGTAATGTACAAGCATCTATTATCCTATTCCCCTTTGGGGCACTCTAAGTAATTCCAGTAACTCTTATTGAGTTTGGACCCAAGCGTGCTGTCTGATACCCACACACCGCTCCCACTTAAATGAACGGGAGCCAGGCGCATGCATGAGGGTAGAATTTTGCCTTTAACATCTGTTAGTGTTGTTCTTTGATCAGAATACATAGCTTTGTGTACATGTAGGGGAGATTAGGTGAAGCATTTTCTCCTCATAACAGATGTTTGCTCTACAAGTGGAGATGCTTTTATTTTCTAAAGTGGCTTTGAGGAGCCTGTATGGAAATTCTGAGCTTAAAGTGTTAGGTTTTTATCCTTTCAAATCTTTAGTTCTGCTAAGACTCTTCTGGTTTTGGTGGTGCCTGCTCTCCACTACCTGCAAATAATGGTGTAAGGACTTACCTGAAACTTTTGCTACTTGTAGTGTATTTGAAGGCAGCTGCAGTGAACAGAGGACCTTCCAGGACAGTATACATAGAAAATTGCAACCTTAGAAATTCTTAAAGTGACACCTGGGGACTGAAAACTATTTCttaagaaaattaataattcttgCAGATTTGTGGAGAATtactttttttctccccttttaaCTAAAATCAGTTTTGAGCTCAGGAAATGAGAAGATCCTTGATTGTTAGTACTTCATTCTAAGTTTACAGAGGTGGTTTTTTTATTAAAGGGCAATTAGTGACTGGGCAGGGGTTGAGATGAGACCTGCTGTGGGTATACACATGCTGCACAGTGAGATGCTGTCTAGCCTTGTTTTGAGAAACCCTTTTTAATCTCCCCCAGTCAGTGCAGGCTTTGTACAGTGACTCTTTCCAAGAAAGAGACCTGGATACGACTGAATATAGTGCCCCAAAGCAGGGATTGGTGTAGCCCACCACTTGAAGCCTAAAACCTCTAACCGCCATTGTCTGTGCTCCAGAGCTCTCTGTTACCTGTCTCTGAAGCAGTACAAGGAAGCAATACAAGACTGCACAGAAGCTCTGGAGTTAGATGCTAAAAATATTAAGGCGTTTTACAGACGAGCTCAAGCATTTAAAGAACTAAAGGTAAGTAACTGCAAACGAGTTTCAGACCCCTTTCAGGACTGGGACAGAGAAGCCATGTTCTCACAAGCATCACTGAATCTTGAATCCACAACTGTGGAGTTTCCACAGGCCTTTTATAACTTGCCTCTGTGCAAAACTAATACTGATCTGCTACCTGAGATTTGGTACATAGCGAAGGGAGATTCTTAGTTATTTCACTGGCTGACAGCTGCATGGATATGTGTGGATCTCTTTCTTTGGGAGAACAAAGAGACCTGAATCAGGGTGTTTGTCCTCTTATAGCTGTCCTGCAAGTCAGGTTTTCTGGAAACAACGCTTGTATTACCAAAAATTTACAATCATGGTTCTTACTAAGTCATTAGCAACTACCTTCA
Above is a genomic segment from Gopherus flavomarginatus isolate rGopFla2 chromosome 11, rGopFla2.mat.asm, whole genome shotgun sequence containing:
- the TOMM34 gene encoding mitochondrial import receptor subunit TOM34; protein product: MAPAAARVSELRRAGNEQFRSGQYCQAAALYSQALGLLEAAGERNAEEASVLYSNRAACYLKDGNCSLCVKDCSAALDLVPFGIKPLLRRAAAYEALERYQLAYVDYKTVLQVDCTVQAAHDGVNRMTKALLEKDGLDWRQKLPPIPSVPISAQRRWDFPSAGSQAAAPRHKATETGSLEKQVPTAAMIERAKTLKQEGNELVKKGNHKKAIEKYSESLKLSNQECATYTNRALCYLSLKQYKEAIQDCTEALELDAKNIKAFYRRAQAFKELKDYKSSMTDINSLLKIEPKNIAAQKLLQELNKNLK